The following are encoded together in the Streptomyces rapamycinicus NRRL 5491 genome:
- a CDS encoding MFS transporter — protein sequence MPETAKFVDPRRWKALIFIALAQLMVVLDATIVNIALPSAQADLGISDGNRQWVITAYALAFGGLLLFGGRIADLWGRKQTFIVGLLGFAAASAVGGAALNTGMLLGARALQGVFGALLAPSALSLLAVMFTDPKERAKAFGVFGAIAGGGGAVGLILGGVLTEYMDWRWTFFVNIPFAIIAVVGAVAVIREPVESHNSSRLDIPGVILATTGLVSLVYGFTRAESDGWSAGPTIGLFVAAAVLLVAFVIVESRVKAPLLPLRVVADRNRGGVYASLALAIIGMFGLFLFLTYYMQVVKGYSPVRTGFAFLPMVAGMITGSTQIGARLMTRVPARLLMGPGFLVASVGMLLLTQIDLDTSYPALILPGFLLLGLGMGTAFMPAMSLATHGVEPRDAGVASAMVNTSQQVGGAIGTALLNTIAASATTEYAKSHAAGAPSRTALQLQSMVHGYTAAIWWAVGILVLAAVIAITFINAGQPEGGGAVAGSGDDAAEDAVPVMAH from the coding sequence ATGCCTGAAACGGCTAAATTCGTCGATCCTCGGCGCTGGAAAGCGCTGATATTCATCGCCCTCGCCCAGCTGATGGTCGTGCTCGACGCGACCATCGTGAACATCGCGCTGCCCAGCGCCCAGGCCGATCTCGGCATCTCCGACGGCAACCGGCAGTGGGTCATCACCGCCTACGCCCTCGCCTTCGGCGGACTGCTGCTGTTCGGCGGCCGGATCGCCGACCTGTGGGGACGCAAGCAGACCTTCATCGTCGGCCTGCTCGGCTTCGCCGCCGCCTCGGCCGTCGGCGGTGCCGCGCTCAACACAGGCATGCTGCTGGGCGCGCGTGCGCTCCAAGGCGTGTTCGGCGCGCTGCTCGCCCCCTCCGCGCTCTCGCTGCTCGCCGTGATGTTCACCGACCCCAAGGAGCGCGCCAAGGCGTTCGGTGTCTTCGGTGCCATCGCGGGTGGTGGCGGCGCCGTCGGTCTGATCCTCGGCGGTGTCCTCACCGAGTACATGGACTGGCGCTGGACCTTCTTCGTGAACATCCCGTTCGCCATCATCGCCGTGGTCGGTGCGGTCGCCGTGATCCGCGAGCCGGTGGAGAGCCACAACTCGTCCCGGCTGGACATCCCCGGCGTGATCCTGGCCACCACCGGTCTGGTCTCGCTGGTCTACGGCTTCACCCGCGCCGAGTCCGACGGCTGGTCCGCGGGCCCGACCATCGGTCTGTTCGTCGCCGCGGCCGTGCTGCTGGTGGCCTTCGTGATCGTCGAGTCGCGGGTGAAGGCGCCGCTGCTGCCGCTGCGCGTCGTCGCCGACCGCAACCGCGGCGGTGTCTACGCCTCGCTGGCCCTCGCCATCATCGGCATGTTCGGCCTGTTCCTCTTCCTCACCTACTACATGCAGGTCGTGAAGGGGTACAGCCCGGTCAGGACCGGCTTCGCCTTCCTGCCGATGGTCGCGGGCATGATCACCGGCTCTACGCAGATCGGCGCCCGGCTGATGACCCGCGTCCCGGCGCGGCTGCTGATGGGGCCGGGCTTCCTGGTCGCCTCGGTCGGCATGCTGCTGCTGACCCAGATCGACCTGGACACCTCGTACCCGGCGCTGATCCTGCCCGGGTTCCTGCTGCTCGGCCTCGGTATGGGTACCGCCTTCATGCCGGCGATGAGCCTGGCCACGCATGGTGTCGAGCCGCGTGACGCGGGTGTCGCCTCGGCGATGGTCAACACCTCGCAGCAGGTCGGCGGCGCCATCGGCACCGCTCTGCTGAACACGATCGCGGCGAGCGCCACCACCGAGTACGCGAAGTCGCATGCGGCGGGGGCCCCTTCCCGCACGGCGCTGCAGTTGCAGTCGATGGTGCACGGCTACACCGCCGCCATCTGGTGGGCGGTCGGCATCCTGGTGCTGGCCGCGGTCATCGCCATCACGTTCATCAACGCCGGACAGCCGGAGGGCGGCGGCGCGGTCGCCGGCTCCGGTGACGATGCGGCGGAGGACGCTGTTCCGGTGATGGCGCACTGA
- a CDS encoding PDR/VanB family oxidoreductase: protein MSPGGEYEDTLLVARREEVASDVVALTLRHPAGRDLPAWEPGAHLDLVLDAGPTRQYSLCGDPADRASWRIAVLRAPAGRGGSAYVHDTLAEGSTVRVRGPRNHFALRPAARYLFIAGGIGITPLLPMTAAAEAAGADWRLLYGGRTRASMAFTDGLASAYGDKVRLVPQDEEGLLDLAPYLTAPAGPGTLVYCCGPEPLLQAAEEACRDWPEGSLRTERFQPRNDDAGAESEGRAFELVLTRSGLTLTVEPERSVLRTVEAAGVPVLYSCEEGTCGTCETDVVEGEVDHHDSVLTDEERASGETMMICVSRCHGPRLVLDL from the coding sequence ATGAGCCCCGGCGGCGAGTACGAGGACACCCTGCTCGTGGCCCGCAGGGAGGAGGTGGCCTCGGACGTGGTGGCGCTGACGCTGCGCCACCCGGCGGGGCGTGACCTCCCCGCCTGGGAGCCCGGCGCCCATCTCGACCTCGTCCTCGACGCGGGCCCGACCCGGCAGTACTCGCTGTGCGGCGACCCCGCCGACCGCGCCTCCTGGCGGATCGCGGTGCTCCGCGCCCCCGCCGGGCGCGGCGGCTCCGCCTACGTGCACGACACCCTCGCTGAGGGCAGCACGGTGCGGGTGCGCGGACCGCGCAACCACTTCGCGCTGCGCCCGGCGGCCCGCTATCTGTTCATCGCGGGCGGCATCGGCATCACGCCCCTCCTCCCCATGACGGCCGCCGCCGAGGCCGCGGGCGCCGACTGGCGGCTGCTCTACGGCGGGCGCACCCGCGCCTCGATGGCCTTCACGGACGGGCTCGCCTCCGCCTACGGCGACAAGGTGCGCCTGGTGCCGCAGGACGAGGAGGGGCTGCTCGACCTCGCGCCGTATCTGACCGCCCCGGCCGGTCCCGGCACCCTGGTCTACTGCTGCGGCCCCGAGCCGCTGCTCCAGGCCGCCGAGGAGGCGTGCCGCGACTGGCCGGAGGGGTCCCTGCGCACCGAGCGGTTCCAGCCCCGCAACGATGACGCGGGCGCCGAATCGGAAGGCCGGGCCTTCGAGTTGGTCCTCACCCGCTCCGGGCTGACGCTCACCGTGGAGCCGGAGCGCAGCGTGCTGCGCACGGTCGAGGCGGCGGGGGTGCCGGTTTTGTACTCCTGCGAGGAGGGCACCTGTGGGACGTGTGAGACGGATGTAGTCGAGGGGGAGGTGGACCACCACGACTCCGTGCTCACCGACGAGGAGCGGGCCTCGGGCGAGACGATGATGATCTGCGTCTCACGCTGCCATGGCCCGCGATTGGTACTGGACCTGTGA
- a CDS encoding ABC transporter substrate-binding protein, giving the protein MRQARALHLSRRGLLTAGGALGLGALVTACGDNGGSGSGGDDSGGGSWSFTDDREKKISLDSRPQHIVAYIGAAAALYDFGIEKQITGVFGPTTLKNGKPDVQAGDFPVDRATSLGNTWGQFNVEKYASLSPDLLITNMFDPGALFYIPDDSKKKILQLAPSAAISTGRISMLEPIKRYAALAEALGADLKAKKVTDAKARFEKATETLRKTVKSHKIKVMACSASADLFYVSNPKINADLIYFSELGVDFVVPEKPDKGGYFESLSWENADKYDADVLFLDNRTATLQPKALTSKPTWSKLAAVKAGQITPWSSEPRFSYAGAAPLVESLTKAIQDAKKVS; this is encoded by the coding sequence ATGCGCCAGGCCAGAGCACTCCACCTCTCCCGCCGCGGTCTGCTCACCGCGGGCGGCGCCCTCGGACTCGGAGCCCTGGTCACCGCCTGCGGGGACAACGGCGGTTCGGGCTCCGGCGGCGACGACAGCGGCGGCGGCTCCTGGTCGTTCACCGATGACCGCGAGAAGAAGATCAGTCTCGACAGCCGGCCGCAGCACATCGTCGCCTACATCGGCGCGGCGGCCGCGCTCTACGACTTCGGCATCGAGAAGCAGATCACGGGCGTCTTCGGCCCGACCACGCTGAAGAACGGCAAGCCGGACGTCCAGGCGGGCGACTTCCCCGTCGACCGGGCCACGTCCCTGGGCAACACCTGGGGCCAGTTCAACGTCGAGAAGTACGCCTCACTCAGCCCCGATCTGCTGATCACCAACATGTTCGACCCGGGCGCGCTCTTCTACATCCCGGACGACAGCAAGAAGAAGATCCTGCAGCTGGCCCCCAGCGCCGCCATCTCCACCGGCCGGATCTCCATGCTCGAGCCCATCAAGCGCTACGCCGCGCTGGCCGAGGCGCTCGGCGCCGATCTGAAGGCGAAGAAGGTCACCGACGCCAAGGCGCGGTTCGAGAAGGCCACCGAGACCCTGCGCAAAACCGTCAAATCACACAAGATCAAGGTCATGGCCTGCTCCGCCAGCGCCGATCTCTTCTATGTCTCCAACCCGAAGATCAATGCCGACCTGATCTACTTCAGCGAGCTCGGCGTCGACTTCGTCGTCCCCGAAAAGCCCGACAAGGGCGGCTACTTCGAGAGCCTCAGCTGGGAGAACGCCGACAAGTACGACGCCGATGTGCTCTTCCTCGACAACCGCACCGCGACCCTCCAGCCCAAGGCCCTGACCTCCAAGCCGACCTGGTCCAAGCTGGCCGCGGTCAAGGCCGGTCAGATCACCCCCTGGAGCAGCGAGCCGCGCTTCTCGTACGCCGGCGCCGCCCCCCTCGTCGAATCCCTCACCAAGGCCATCCAGGACGCGAAGAAGGTCAGCTGA
- a CDS encoding questin oxidase family protein, whose protein sequence is MTDDTSGTLDEALERLHASGPERQGWLSNHAPMAVEALVRHGQGRIVHRWLDRYREKLEEMPRSYAVITEENWHEALGDPRRLADWPVYFDRELADRPWQDVLAVWWPRLLPGIAGGATHPVIRVGHAVRTLLDDPGTTAAPRTAELAHALGYWAARHAPLPPLRQQPGPASGSAADALGAVQPIADQSGGIRERLARLTAFPTWPPTAPRPSRTTDTDTTPNPGPAPGPAPGGLAGPDGPADPTDQPEEARRRLTELVRAATHRYATHGHGEPIMLVHAATAPNAVLRALPALPRELWAPSLDAAWAASAAVTAVYAPREPLPADRLPSVDGEDVTPEEVFAQAAAHGDEHAIKLTDTALDVARGADPTALAAALHACAMIAPVL, encoded by the coding sequence ATGACAGACGACACGAGTGGAACTCTCGACGAAGCCCTCGAGCGACTGCACGCCTCCGGCCCCGAGCGTCAGGGATGGCTGAGCAATCACGCGCCGATGGCCGTGGAGGCACTGGTGCGCCACGGCCAGGGGCGCATCGTGCACCGCTGGCTGGACCGCTATCGCGAAAAGCTGGAGGAGATGCCGCGCTCGTACGCCGTGATCACCGAGGAGAACTGGCACGAGGCGCTCGGCGATCCACGCCGGCTCGCCGACTGGCCCGTCTACTTCGACCGGGAACTCGCCGACCGCCCCTGGCAGGACGTGCTCGCCGTGTGGTGGCCACGGCTGCTGCCGGGCATCGCCGGCGGCGCGACCCATCCGGTGATCCGCGTCGGCCACGCCGTACGGACCCTGCTGGACGACCCGGGCACGACGGCCGCCCCTCGCACCGCCGAGCTGGCCCACGCCCTCGGCTACTGGGCCGCCCGCCACGCCCCGCTGCCGCCGCTCCGACAGCAGCCGGGCCCCGCCTCCGGCTCGGCGGCCGACGCGCTCGGCGCCGTGCAGCCGATCGCCGACCAGAGCGGTGGCATACGGGAACGGCTGGCCCGGCTCACCGCCTTCCCCACCTGGCCGCCCACCGCCCCGCGGCCCAGCCGGACGACCGACACCGACACCACCCCCAACCCCGGCCCCGCCCCCGGCCCCGCCCCCGGCGGCCTCGCCGGCCCCGACGGCCCTGCCGACCCCACCGACCAGCCCGAGGAGGCGCGCCGACGGCTGACCGAGCTCGTACGGGCCGCGACGCACCGCTACGCCACCCACGGCCACGGTGAACCGATCATGCTGGTCCACGCCGCGACCGCGCCCAACGCCGTCCTGCGCGCCCTGCCCGCGCTGCCGCGCGAACTGTGGGCGCCGAGCCTGGACGCGGCCTGGGCGGCGAGTGCCGCGGTCACGGCGGTGTACGCGCCGCGGGAGCCGCTCCCGGCCGACCGGCTGCCGTCCGTGGACGGGGAGGACGTCACCCCCGAGGAGGTCTTCGCCCAGGCCGCCGCGCACGGCGATGAGCACGCCATCAAGCTGACCGACACCGCGCTCGACGTCGCCCGGGGCGCGGACCCGACGGCCCTGGCCGCCGCACTGCACGCCTGCGCGATGATCGCCCCGGTGCTCTGA
- a CDS encoding MarR family winged helix-turn-helix transcriptional regulator — MKTPADADEPRWLTEDEQRSWQAYVQASMLLEDHLDRQLQRDAGMPHVYYGLLVKLSWAPRHRMRMTELAEAAKITRSRLSHAVARMEKDGWVRREDCPDDKRGQNAVLTDKGLKVLQDTAPGHVTAVRTAVFDRLTPEQVEQFGAACRIIADGLQPAGADLPWLR, encoded by the coding sequence ATGAAAACCCCCGCAGACGCCGACGAGCCGCGTTGGCTGACCGAAGACGAACAGCGCAGCTGGCAGGCGTATGTCCAGGCGAGCATGCTCCTGGAGGACCACCTCGACCGCCAGTTGCAGCGCGACGCGGGCATGCCCCATGTCTACTACGGCCTGCTGGTGAAGCTCTCCTGGGCACCGCGCCACCGGATGCGGATGACCGAACTGGCGGAGGCCGCCAAGATCACCCGCTCCCGGCTGTCCCATGCCGTCGCGCGCATGGAGAAGGACGGCTGGGTCCGGCGCGAGGACTGCCCCGACGACAAGCGCGGACAGAACGCGGTCCTGACCGACAAGGGGCTCAAGGTGCTGCAGGACACCGCCCCCGGCCATGTCACCGCCGTGCGGACAGCCGTCTTCGACCGGCTCACCCCCGAGCAGGTCGAGCAGTTCGGCGCCGCATGCCGGATCATCGCGGACGGCCTCCAGCCGGCCGGCGCCGACCTCCCCTGGCTGCGCTGA
- a CDS encoding DUF4190 domain-containing protein has product MALTAPSRTSPVRARRDADGMAVASFVLGLIGLLLFNAVFGPCAIVLGTLAIARDTRRRGRALLGLTLGIADVVLLIVLLTLNHSVFWQFGG; this is encoded by the coding sequence ATGGCACTCACCGCACCGTCCCGCACCTCCCCGGTCCGGGCGCGCCGGGACGCCGACGGCATGGCCGTCGCCTCCTTCGTGCTCGGTCTGATCGGTCTGCTGCTGTTCAACGCGGTCTTCGGGCCCTGCGCGATCGTCCTCGGGACGCTCGCCATCGCCCGGGACACCCGCCGCAGGGGCCGGGCGCTGCTCGGACTCACCCTCGGCATCGCCGATGTGGTCCTGCTGATCGTCCTGCTGACGCTGAATCACTCCGTGTTCTGGCAGTTCGGCGGCTGA
- a CDS encoding aromatic ring-hydroxylating dioxygenase subunit alpha: MTAFAKNQWYVAAYGREIGRELLGRTILDEPIAFYRTESDDKVIALADRCVHRRYPLTAGRLDGDTVVCGYHGFTYDTGGTCVFVPGQKRVPRTARVRSYPVVEQDSLVWVWIGDPALADPGALPRAPWLADPRWTTVGGMEPIDADYGLLVDNLLDLSHETYLHGGYIGTPEVAETPITTEVDEGAGVVRVSRHMDDAECPPFYARSTGIEGRITRWQDIEYHAPCLYLLHSRIAPVGVLPEPDGSDPNAFHVEITYAITPSTDHHVYDFWAVSRDFAQDDEEVSTFLHDLNRTVVLQDVAALNVLQKALDTEREGYQELSINIDTGGLAARRILARLAAEGEKTAPVVAAK, translated from the coding sequence ATGACCGCCTTCGCCAAGAACCAGTGGTACGTCGCCGCCTACGGCCGCGAAATCGGCCGCGAGCTGCTGGGGCGCACCATCCTCGACGAGCCCATCGCCTTCTACCGCACCGAGTCCGACGACAAGGTCATCGCGCTCGCCGACCGCTGTGTGCACCGCCGCTATCCGCTCACCGCCGGCCGTCTCGACGGCGACACGGTCGTCTGCGGCTACCACGGCTTCACCTACGACACCGGCGGCACCTGTGTGTTCGTACCGGGCCAGAAGCGCGTCCCGCGCACCGCCCGGGTCCGCTCCTATCCCGTCGTCGAGCAGGACTCGCTGGTGTGGGTGTGGATCGGGGACCCGGCGCTCGCCGACCCCGGCGCGCTGCCGCGCGCCCCCTGGCTGGCCGATCCGCGCTGGACGACGGTGGGCGGCATGGAGCCGATCGACGCCGACTACGGCCTGCTCGTGGACAATCTGCTGGACCTCTCCCACGAAACGTATCTGCACGGCGGCTACATCGGGACCCCCGAGGTCGCCGAGACCCCGATCACCACGGAGGTCGACGAGGGCGCGGGCGTCGTCCGGGTCAGCCGGCACATGGACGACGCCGAATGCCCGCCCTTCTACGCCCGCTCCACCGGCATCGAGGGCCGCATCACCCGCTGGCAGGACATCGAGTACCACGCGCCCTGTCTGTATCTGCTGCACAGCCGGATCGCCCCGGTCGGGGTACTGCCGGAGCCGGACGGCTCCGATCCGAACGCCTTCCATGTGGAGATCACCTACGCCATCACCCCGTCCACCGACCACCATGTGTACGACTTCTGGGCCGTCTCACGGGACTTCGCCCAGGACGACGAGGAGGTGTCCACCTTCCTCCACGACCTCAACCGGACCGTGGTGCTCCAGGACGTGGCGGCGCTGAACGTGCTCCAGAAGGCGCTGGACACCGAGCGGGAGGGCTATCAGGAGCTCAGCATCAACATCGACACCGGCGGGCTGGCCGCGCGCCGCATCCTCGCCCGCCTCGCCGCCGAAGGGGAGAAGACCGCGCCGGTGGTGGCTGCGAAATGA
- a CDS encoding TetR/AcrR family transcriptional regulator: MAADTMTAKSAQPRLRADALRNRERIVAAAREVIVECGAHIPLDEIARRAGVGNATIYRHFTDRRELIHHVALSVMSRVADQAESALAEEADTFSALRRFVHAAAEEHIGALCLLLSDGLDKEHPDLIATRDRLADGVEALMGAAKADGKLRTDIGVGDLMVALNQLTRPLPGSACVDFEPFVHRHLQLFLDGLHTPARSELPGKSVTLEDLQHRP; this comes from the coding sequence ATGGCCGCCGACACGATGACCGCGAAGTCCGCACAGCCCCGGCTGCGCGCGGACGCCCTGCGCAACCGGGAGCGCATTGTCGCGGCCGCCCGAGAGGTGATCGTCGAGTGCGGGGCGCACATCCCCCTCGATGAAATCGCTCGACGGGCGGGGGTCGGCAATGCCACGATCTACCGGCACTTCACGGACCGCCGTGAGCTGATCCACCATGTGGCGCTCTCGGTGATGTCGCGTGTCGCCGACCAGGCCGAATCCGCCCTGGCCGAGGAGGCCGACACCTTCTCGGCGCTGCGGCGCTTCGTTCACGCCGCGGCGGAGGAGCACATCGGCGCGCTGTGCCTGCTGCTCTCCGACGGCCTCGACAAGGAGCACCCTGATCTCATCGCCACCCGCGACCGTCTGGCGGACGGTGTCGAAGCCCTGATGGGGGCCGCGAAAGCCGACGGCAAACTGCGCACCGACATCGGCGTCGGTGACCTGATGGTCGCGCTCAACCAGCTCACCCGGCCGCTGCCCGGCAGTGCCTGTGTGGACTTCGAGCCCTTTGTGCACCGGCATCTGCAGCTGTTCCTGGACGGACTGCACACCCCGGCGCGCTCGGAACTACCCGGAAAGTCCGTGACCTTGGAGGATCTGCAGCACCGGCCGTGA
- a CDS encoding TetR family transcriptional regulator, whose product MSHTSGVRQAQKEKTRRALMDAALGLLEDQSLSSLGLREVTRAVGVAPAAFYRHFRDLSDLGVALVEECLSSLHHMIGAILAGQDGDEERIEATVDAVAEHVRRYPAHIRFIARERHGGVRPVRQAIAAELDRFADEVATAFRPRLPAESWPPEDVRMLAEMYVDHMVMTATAFLEAQADHPEAADERRVAATARKQLLLISLGRRHWHDV is encoded by the coding sequence ATGAGTCACACGTCCGGGGTCCGGCAGGCCCAAAAGGAGAAGACCCGGCGCGCGCTGATGGACGCCGCGTTGGGGCTGCTGGAGGACCAGAGCCTGAGCAGCCTGGGGCTGCGGGAGGTCACGCGGGCGGTGGGGGTGGCGCCGGCCGCGTTCTACCGGCACTTCCGGGATCTGAGCGATCTCGGCGTCGCGCTGGTCGAGGAGTGCCTGAGCAGCCTGCACCATATGATCGGCGCCATACTCGCCGGTCAGGACGGTGACGAGGAGCGGATCGAGGCCACCGTCGACGCGGTCGCCGAGCATGTCCGCCGCTATCCCGCGCATATCCGCTTCATCGCACGTGAGCGGCATGGCGGGGTGCGCCCGGTGCGCCAGGCCATAGCCGCCGAGCTGGACCGATTCGCGGATGAGGTGGCCACCGCCTTCCGCCCGCGGCTCCCGGCGGAATCCTGGCCACCGGAAGATGTCCGGATGCTTGCGGAGATGTATGTGGACCACATGGTGATGACGGCGACGGCGTTCCTGGAGGCGCAGGCCGATCACCCCGAGGCCGCGGACGAGCGGCGGGTGGCCGCCACCGCGCGCAAACAGCTGCTGCTGATCAGCCTCGGGCGCCGGCACTGGCACGACGTGTGA
- a CDS encoding dioxygenase encodes MSAFDGRMPALYLSHGAPPLADDPVWPGQLAAWAAGLPRPNAILMISAHWEEAPLAIGATQQVPLVYDFWGFPQHYYQVRYAAPGAPELAERIRKTLRTVGTPVQDIPDRGLDHGAYVPLVEMYPEANIPVLQVSMPTLDPRQLMEIGRKLAPLRDEGVLIVGSGFFTHNLAALRQTGPMPPSWSAEFDDWGQRALDAQDIDALLDFEHTAPAAGLAHPRTEHFAPLFVTLGAAEAELRGQRSVIDGFWMGLAKRSLQFG; translated from the coding sequence ATGTCCGCGTTCGACGGGCGCATGCCCGCGCTCTACCTCAGCCATGGTGCTCCGCCGCTCGCCGACGATCCGGTCTGGCCGGGACAGCTCGCCGCCTGGGCCGCCGGTCTGCCCCGGCCCAACGCCATTCTCATGATCTCCGCTCACTGGGAAGAGGCGCCCCTGGCGATCGGCGCCACCCAACAGGTGCCTCTGGTCTATGACTTCTGGGGCTTCCCTCAGCACTATTACCAGGTGCGGTACGCCGCGCCGGGTGCCCCCGAGCTCGCCGAGCGGATCCGCAAGACGCTGCGCACGGTGGGTACCCCGGTGCAGGACATCCCCGACCGGGGACTGGACCACGGGGCCTATGTGCCCCTGGTCGAGATGTATCCGGAAGCCAACATCCCGGTTCTCCAGGTCTCGATGCCGACCCTCGACCCGCGGCAGCTGATGGAGATCGGCCGGAAGCTGGCACCGCTGCGGGACGAGGGCGTCCTGATCGTCGGCAGCGGCTTCTTCACCCACAACCTGGCCGCGCTACGGCAGACGGGTCCGATGCCGCCCAGTTGGTCGGCCGAGTTCGACGACTGGGGGCAGCGGGCCCTGGACGCGCAGGACATCGACGCGCTGCTGGACTTCGAGCACACGGCGCCGGCGGCGGGGCTCGCCCATCCGCGCACCGAACACTTCGCGCCGTTGTTCGTCACGCTGGGCGCGGCGGAGGCGGAGCTGCGCGGCCAGCGGAGCGTGATCGACGGATTCTGGATGGGGCTGGCGAAGCGGTCGTTGCAGTTCGGGTGA
- a CDS encoding M6 family metalloprotease domain-containing protein, whose translation MDQTHGTARPRIRIRRPRRGSAFATAAVLTVAVVAPAAAPRPEPPASPELAPAPSARPAFGSLAPCALASGPGLQMAEGIPTGRGYSRSTGTVHALNLMIDFPDVRGQGTARQRFEEFFPQTSRWFAQSSYGRLDYRPEMPIAHWLRMPRPFRAYGIKRGSPFDPGYRKLVADIAKTADPKVDFRRYDLVNVLVTPNAGPPAAHAVLSVTYADNQHAPTADGVPLANVSFVYSRQDDGSGSLRRTGFRVLPHENGHVFGLPDLYTHGGGDKAGHWDVMSEDWGPGNDLLAWHKWKLGWLGPRQIACAARSGVFVHTLSPLNRTEGTKLLFVPVSPSTGYAIEARATGGNDEAICKPGVLISWVDTGVDSGGGPVTIVDSTPHGRGCTRERNVHPGLSDAAYAPGETFDTAANGIRIRVRVTGRDAAGDYGVEITRRASAGARG comes from the coding sequence ATGGACCAGACGCATGGGACCGCCCGCCCCCGCATACGAATACGCCGGCCCCGCAGAGGCAGCGCGTTCGCCACCGCCGCCGTGCTCACGGTGGCGGTGGTCGCCCCGGCGGCGGCCCCGCGTCCCGAGCCCCCGGCATCCCCCGAGCTGGCCCCGGCGCCCTCCGCGCGCCCGGCCTTCGGCTCGCTCGCGCCCTGCGCCCTCGCCTCAGGACCGGGGCTCCAGATGGCCGAGGGCATACCCACCGGCCGCGGCTACAGCCGCAGCACCGGCACCGTGCACGCCCTCAACCTCATGATCGACTTTCCCGATGTCCGCGGCCAGGGCACCGCCCGCCAGCGCTTCGAGGAGTTCTTCCCCCAGACCTCCCGGTGGTTCGCGCAGAGCTCGTACGGGCGGCTGGACTACCGCCCCGAGATGCCGATCGCCCACTGGCTGCGGATGCCGCGCCCGTTCCGCGCGTACGGCATCAAGCGCGGCAGCCCCTTCGACCCGGGCTATCGCAAACTCGTCGCCGACATCGCCAAGACCGCCGACCCCAAGGTCGACTTCCGCCGCTACGACCTGGTGAACGTCCTGGTCACCCCGAACGCCGGGCCGCCGGCCGCGCATGCCGTGCTGTCCGTCACCTACGCCGACAACCAGCACGCCCCGACCGCCGACGGCGTTCCGCTGGCCAATGTCTCCTTCGTCTACAGCCGCCAGGACGACGGCTCCGGCTCGCTGCGCCGCACCGGCTTCCGCGTCCTGCCCCATGAGAACGGCCATGTCTTCGGGCTGCCCGACCTCTATACCCACGGCGGCGGCGACAAGGCGGGCCACTGGGATGTGATGTCCGAGGACTGGGGGCCCGGCAACGACCTGCTGGCCTGGCACAAGTGGAAGCTGGGCTGGCTCGGCCCGCGGCAGATCGCGTGCGCCGCCCGCTCCGGGGTCTTCGTCCACACGCTGTCCCCGCTGAACCGCACCGAGGGGACCAAGCTGCTCTTCGTCCCCGTCTCGCCGTCCACCGGCTACGCGATCGAGGCGCGGGCGACCGGCGGCAACGACGAGGCCATATGCAAACCCGGGGTCCTGATCTCCTGGGTGGACACCGGTGTCGACTCCGGCGGCGGCCCCGTCACCATCGTGGACTCCACCCCGCACGGCCGCGGCTGCACCCGGGAGCGCAATGTCCACCCAGGACTCAGCGACGCGGCCTACGCGCCCGGCGAGACCTTCGACACCGCGGCGAACGGCATACGGATACGGGTCCGGGTCACCGGCCGGGACGCGGCCGGTGACTACGGCGTGGAGATCACACGTCGTGCCAGTGCCGGCGCCCGAGGCTGA